In Pontiella desulfatans, one DNA window encodes the following:
- a CDS encoding ABC transporter permease, translating to MKLPFSLFLAFKYLKPKRTFISTVTVISMLGVTIGVAVLIVVLSVMTGFDEVWRDKILGFNAHISVVQQGGIVRDPAMVLEKAAQVEGVKGVAPSLEGLVLIQIDDRVHTPILKGVDPEYEKNVSRVPGSMVAGEFAVEDDQIVVGSDLANRLDIWVGDKLTVYSPKSFIAEDEIRLPEELTVAGVFHVGMYEYDVGFAFTSLETARSLYDVDRGVHSVQVMLDDPMMAAVAARNIHETLGMGFYPKTWMEMHSQIFAALHVEKNMMFFLLAFVALVAAFSITNTLITLTVQKTREIGLLKSLGFGNGGITGIFFWMGLIQGLVGNALGVGLAMLVLKYRNELLMFMSSEFNLELLPPELYQLSKLPAHTTGSDVLIVCSLVMVFCTLAGLVPAMRAAKMEPVDALRYE from the coding sequence ATGAAATTACCTTTCTCCCTATTCCTCGCATTCAAATACCTCAAGCCCAAGCGGACGTTTATCTCGACCGTAACGGTGATCTCGATGCTCGGTGTGACCATTGGTGTGGCGGTGCTGATTGTGGTGCTGTCGGTGATGACCGGCTTCGACGAGGTTTGGCGCGACAAGATCCTGGGCTTCAACGCCCATATCAGCGTTGTCCAGCAGGGCGGGATTGTCCGCGATCCCGCAATGGTGCTGGAAAAGGCGGCGCAGGTTGAGGGGGTCAAAGGGGTTGCCCCGAGCCTGGAAGGGCTGGTGCTGATCCAGATCGACGACCGGGTGCATACGCCGATTCTCAAGGGCGTTGACCCCGAATATGAAAAGAATGTCAGCCGGGTGCCCGGCAGTATGGTTGCCGGCGAATTCGCGGTGGAGGACGATCAGATCGTGGTTGGCTCCGACCTCGCCAACCGCCTGGACATTTGGGTGGGCGACAAGCTTACGGTCTATTCCCCGAAAAGCTTCATTGCCGAAGATGAAATCCGATTGCCCGAGGAACTCACCGTCGCCGGCGTCTTCCACGTTGGGATGTATGAATACGACGTTGGCTTTGCCTTCACCTCGCTCGAGACAGCCCGCTCGCTCTACGACGTCGATCGCGGCGTCCATTCCGTGCAGGTGATGCTCGACGATCCGATGATGGCGGCGGTGGCCGCCAGGAACATCCATGAAACCCTGGGCATGGGGTTCTATCCCAAAACCTGGATGGAGATGCATAGCCAGATCTTCGCCGCCCTCCACGTGGAAAAAAACATGATGTTTTTCCTGCTGGCCTTCGTGGCGCTCGTCGCGGCCTTCAGCATCACCAACACCCTCATTACGCTCACCGTCCAAAAGACGCGCGAGATCGGCCTGCTCAAGTCGCTCGGCTTCGGCAACGGCGGCATTACGGGCATCTTTTTCTGGATGGGGTTGATCCAGGGCTTGGTCGGAAACGCGCTGGGGGTTGGCCTGGCCATGCTCGTCTTGAAATACCGCAACGAGCTGCTGATGTTCATGTCGAGCGAGTTCAACCTCGAGCTCCTTCCGCCCGAGCTCTACCAGCTCAGCAAGCTGCCCGCCCACACGACGGGCTCCGATGTGCTCATCGTCTGCAGCCTGGTCATGGTGTTCTGCACCCTCGCCGGCCTCGTGCCCGCCATGCGCGCCGCCAAGATGGAACCGGTCGATGCCCTCCGCTACGAATAG
- a CDS encoding MlaD family protein, translating into MNKFRREITIEILVGLFMFTVLIALGIFTIVLSRENLLKDAHKYEFVFSEVSGLREGDNVYLRGMNIGRVKQTQLENSRVHVFVTLDVPITLRHGYKIDVVDASMLGGKYLKIYEGPEDAPVLGDNVTILGSKPVDMIQELGAAVSGLQEIIDAVGEGKGTLGKLLHDDTIYNNMAVVSEDLKSMVARLESGEGTVGKLMTDDGLYNDASVLMANLRGISDRLAAGEGTLGKLMSEDDALYEDLGATMVSVRNIAQSIDSGEGTLGRLVRDAKLYDEAALLVEDVRAAVDDLREASPITSFGSVIFGAF; encoded by the coding sequence ATGAATAAATTCAGGCGCGAAATCACCATCGAAATCCTGGTTGGGCTTTTCATGTTCACCGTGCTGATTGCCTTGGGCATTTTCACGATCGTGCTCAGCCGGGAAAACCTGCTCAAGGATGCCCATAAATATGAATTCGTCTTCAGCGAAGTCAGCGGCCTGCGCGAGGGCGACAATGTCTACCTGCGCGGCATGAATATTGGCCGGGTGAAGCAGACCCAGCTGGAAAACAGCCGGGTGCATGTGTTTGTTACCCTCGATGTTCCGATCACGCTGCGCCATGGCTACAAGATCGATGTGGTCGATGCCTCCATGCTCGGCGGCAAATACCTGAAAATCTATGAAGGCCCCGAGGATGCGCCGGTGCTCGGCGATAATGTAACCATCCTCGGTTCGAAACCCGTCGACATGATCCAGGAGCTCGGTGCGGCCGTGAGTGGACTCCAGGAGATCATCGATGCGGTCGGGGAAGGGAAAGGCACGCTCGGCAAGCTGCTGCACGACGATACGATATACAACAACATGGCCGTCGTTAGCGAGGATCTTAAATCCATGGTGGCCCGCCTGGAAAGTGGCGAAGGCACCGTGGGCAAGCTGATGACGGATGACGGTCTCTATAACGATGCCAGCGTGCTCATGGCCAACCTGCGCGGCATCAGCGACCGACTGGCCGCAGGCGAGGGAACGCTCGGCAAGCTGATGAGCGAAGACGACGCCCTCTATGAGGATCTGGGCGCCACCATGGTTTCCGTTCGCAACATCGCCCAAAGCATCGATTCCGGCGAAGGTACGCTCGGCAGGCTGGTGCGCGATGCAAAGCTCTACGACGAAGCCGCTTTGCTGGTCGAGGATGTGCGGGCGGCGGTGGACGACCTGCGCGAGGCATCGCCAATCACATCCTTCGGCAGCGTCATTTTCGGGGCATTCTAA
- a CDS encoding OB-fold nucleic acid binding domain-containing protein — protein MAEQATGKNEVQCPHCGHFVGPASRCSNCGMRLEKRMGLKVLRLSAVVVAFGGLCLLHLYARSRELPVVRIAEISPVMNFANVRIAGTLESGARKLRSGSVLYVVDDGTGTIAVFADSASEGGSLPPGGSRVEVSGNLSVGAGNEIRMRAHRVDVVAPGAVNGEGEASLSSIAAARKGERVTVCGRVSKVWRPDRGSKAPHKIVLADGGGTLEVVHWLEEPPIIVAGDRVKVSGTVGVYKDKVQLKVWETGDVVSLE, from the coding sequence ATGGCGGAGCAAGCCACGGGGAAAAACGAAGTGCAATGCCCGCATTGTGGACACTTCGTTGGCCCGGCATCCCGTTGCTCCAACTGCGGCATGCGCCTCGAAAAGCGAATGGGGCTGAAGGTGCTGCGGCTTTCCGCCGTGGTCGTTGCCTTCGGCGGTTTATGCCTGCTCCACCTCTATGCCCGGAGCCGGGAGCTGCCCGTGGTCAGGATCGCCGAAATCTCACCCGTCATGAATTTCGCCAACGTGCGGATCGCGGGAACCCTGGAATCCGGTGCCCGCAAATTGCGAAGCGGTTCGGTGCTCTATGTTGTTGATGATGGAACTGGAACCATTGCGGTTTTCGCCGACTCGGCTTCGGAGGGCGGCAGCCTGCCTCCCGGCGGAAGCCGGGTGGAGGTCTCCGGCAACCTGAGCGTGGGGGCCGGAAACGAAATCCGCATGCGGGCCCATCGGGTGGACGTGGTGGCCCCGGGCGCGGTGAATGGGGAAGGGGAGGCCTCGCTTTCTAGCATCGCGGCAGCGCGCAAGGGCGAGCGCGTTACGGTTTGCGGCCGCGTTTCAAAAGTTTGGCGGCCGGACAGGGGATCGAAGGCCCCGCACAAGATCGTGCTTGCCGATGGGGGCGGTACGCTGGAGGTTGTCCATTGGTTGGAAGAGCCGCCCATCATTGTGGCGGGCGACAGGGTCAAGGTGTCGGGCACGGTGGGCGTCTACAAGGACAAGGTGCAACTCAAGGTTTGGGAGACCGGCGATGTCGTGTCGCTGGAATAG
- a CDS encoding type II toxin-antitoxin system Phd/YefM family antitoxin — MEVYTYSEARQNMAALLDKADRGERIRIRRKDGHLFELQAVKETSSPLDVEGVDLEITTDEIVGFVRESRNRYGA, encoded by the coding sequence ATGGAAGTATATACCTATTCAGAAGCCCGGCAGAACATGGCTGCCTTACTTGACAAAGCGGATCGTGGCGAACGCATCCGTATTCGTCGTAAAGATGGACATCTATTTGAGCTCCAAGCTGTAAAAGAAACAAGTTCCCCTCTTGATGTCGAGGGTGTGGACTTGGAGATAACCACTGATGAAATTGTTGGTTTCGTGCGTGAAAGCCGTAACCGGTATGGAGCATAA
- a CDS encoding ABC transporter ATP-binding protein yields the protein MIRFEQVTKVLGKKTVLDGIDFQVGEGETFVIVGLSGAGKSVTLKHMIQLMRPDSGRILIDGEELGNLSRSGLQRVRAKFGVLFQGAALLQWMSVRDNVALPLREHTKLPDEEIIRRVDEKLAMLNLDDAGDKFPSDISGGMQKRAGLARAIIMNPQIVLYDEPTSGLDPVTSRRIDDLIVNMREQLGITSVVVTHDLHSALAIGSRIMMLHEGRIVENATPEGFIRSKDPTVQSFLESQYITKKGKWEGMGHE from the coding sequence ATGATCCGGTTTGAACAGGTAACCAAGGTGCTCGGCAAAAAGACCGTGCTCGACGGCATCGACTTCCAGGTCGGCGAAGGGGAAACCTTTGTGATTGTCGGGCTTTCCGGGGCGGGGAAGAGCGTTACCCTCAAGCACATGATCCAGCTGATGCGCCCGGACTCGGGCCGCATTCTCATCGATGGCGAGGAGCTCGGCAACTTGAGCCGCTCCGGACTGCAGCGGGTTCGGGCAAAGTTCGGCGTGCTCTTCCAGGGGGCGGCCTTGCTCCAATGGATGAGCGTGCGCGACAATGTGGCCCTGCCGCTGCGCGAGCACACCAAGTTGCCGGACGAGGAGATCATTCGGCGCGTCGATGAAAAACTGGCGATGCTCAACCTCGACGATGCCGGCGACAAATTTCCCTCCGATATCTCGGGCGGCATGCAGAAGCGCGCCGGGCTGGCTCGCGCGATCATCATGAATCCGCAGATCGTGCTCTACGACGAACCCACCTCGGGGCTCGACCCGGTGACCTCGCGACGAATCGACGATTTAATCGTGAACATGCGCGAGCAACTCGGTATAACGAGTGTTGTTGTGACCCACGACCTGCATAGTGCGCTGGCCATCGGTTCGCGCATCATGATGCTGCACGAAGGCCGCATTGTGGAGAATGCAACGCCCGAGGGCTTCATTAGATCAAAAGACCCCACGGTGCAGAGCTTCCTGGAGTCGCAATACATTACGAAAAAAGGTAAATGGGAAGGCATGGGCCATGAATAA
- a CDS encoding tripartite tricarboxylate transporter permease: MMLLPAILSVLSGTLVACIVAILPGLHVYNVMGLAMVLLYRAQDAGMSIGGELVIPFMVGLVCGWSMLNTIPSVLLGAPDESAIFTVLPGQKYLMGGRGYEGVMIIGVGGLAGIGLLLLVVGPLAPRILPVAQYVLMPHMHWILWVIITFILMTEWPKGGNLGVAGWRKFFDAWKGLAAGLLTFFLSGWLGFILLYRSPVSPDAAFQNIMPAFVGLFAVPWCLLNMISGVQVPGQRISKSFGINGDVILRSAAAGGLGGGFAAFFPVVTGGVGGLLAGHATAQRDERVFMMSQGVSKMVYYTGALLLFFAPGLNLTRGGGAWIIKGFYEPVGWGDYFLALGCIAISGAVSFLLLSPLSRFTLWLMGRIDYRTISGAALLIILLMVYLVTGWAGIFIMLVGTGIGLIPVLFGSRRLNGLGILLLPIACNMSGFGPTVAAWFGLL; encoded by the coding sequence ATGATGCTATTGCCCGCCATCCTCTCCGTGCTGTCCGGCACACTGGTCGCGTGCATTGTCGCGATCCTTCCGGGATTGCATGTCTACAATGTCATGGGATTGGCGATGGTGCTGCTTTATCGGGCGCAGGATGCCGGGATGTCCATAGGCGGCGAGTTGGTGATTCCTTTCATGGTCGGGCTCGTTTGCGGGTGGTCGATGCTCAACACCATTCCCTCCGTGCTGTTGGGGGCGCCGGACGAGAGCGCGATCTTCACGGTGCTCCCGGGGCAAAAATATCTGATGGGCGGCCGCGGCTACGAGGGCGTCATGATCATTGGCGTGGGAGGCTTGGCCGGCATCGGATTGCTCTTGCTGGTCGTCGGTCCGCTGGCGCCCCGGATCCTTCCGGTTGCGCAGTATGTCCTGATGCCGCACATGCACTGGATCCTGTGGGTGATCATCACCTTCATTCTCATGACCGAGTGGCCCAAGGGCGGCAACCTCGGGGTTGCGGGATGGCGCAAGTTTTTCGATGCCTGGAAAGGGCTGGCGGCTGGGCTGTTAACCTTTTTCCTGTCGGGCTGGCTGGGCTTTATACTGCTCTACCGATCCCCGGTCTCGCCCGATGCCGCGTTCCAGAACATCATGCCGGCCTTCGTGGGGTTGTTTGCCGTTCCATGGTGTTTACTCAACATGATCAGCGGGGTGCAGGTGCCTGGGCAACGAATTTCCAAATCCTTCGGAATCAATGGCGACGTCATTTTGCGGAGTGCCGCCGCCGGTGGGCTGGGGGGCGGTTTTGCCGCGTTTTTCCCGGTCGTCACCGGTGGGGTTGGCGGTTTGTTGGCGGGGCATGCCACCGCCCAGCGCGATGAACGCGTCTTCATGATGAGCCAGGGCGTCTCGAAGATGGTTTATTATACGGGCGCGCTGCTGCTCTTCTTCGCTCCCGGCCTGAACCTGACCCGGGGCGGAGGGGCGTGGATTATCAAAGGATTCTACGAACCCGTGGGGTGGGGCGACTATTTCCTTGCGCTCGGGTGCATCGCCATCTCCGGCGCGGTCTCGTTCCTGCTTCTTTCGCCGTTGTCCCGTTTCACCTTGTGGCTGATGGGGAGGATCGATTATCGCACCATCTCCGGTGCCGCACTGCTCATTATTCTTCTGATGGTCTACCTGGTGACGGGCTGGGCCGGAATCTTCATCATGCTGGTCGGGACCGGCATTGGCCTGATCCCCGTGCTGTTCGGCTCGCGACGGCTCAACGGCCTCGGCATCCTTCTCCTGCCCATCGCCTGCAACATGTCCGGCTTCGGTCCAACCGTCGCCGCCTGGTTCGGGTTGCTCTAG
- the rpmI gene encoding 50S ribosomal protein L35 → MPKMKTKKCAAKRFSKTGTGKLKRNHMGGSHILSNKNRKQKRKLRSQDIVDKSDMKRITPFI, encoded by the coding sequence ATGCCTAAAATGAAAACAAAAAAGTGTGCCGCCAAACGGTTTAGCAAAACCGGCACCGGCAAGCTGAAGCGCAACCACATGGGTGGAAGCCACATCCTATCGAACAAGAATCGTAAACAAAAACGGAAACTGCGTAGTCAGGACATCGTCGATAAGTCGGACATGAAGCGCATTACCCCGTTTATCTAA
- the thrC gene encoding threonine synthase gives MKYISTRGQMAPIGFQDAVMTGLAPDGGLLLPESLPDVSDRLEAWSKLSYTELAFEVISLFATDIPAADLKKLIDDSYATFNHPEVAPSVQVGDFEILELFHGPTLAFKDVALQFLGNLFSYILEKRGGKLNILGATSGDTGSAAIHGVRGKPNINIFIMHPAGRTSPLQEKQMTSVLDANVFNLAVDGTFDDCQNIMKTTFGDVDFKTGHSLGSVNSVNWARVLAQTVYYFYSAFQTGAKSVQFSVPTGNFGDILAGYLAQQMGLPIGKLILATNENDILSRFFNTGVYGMADVVSTISPSMDIQVASNFERYLYFKVGQDAEKLVGLMNDFKEKGSLKVELNENGVVDDLFVAGKGDTAATLETIKRYKDEYGYVLDPHTAVGVLVAEKFQMEESPTICLATAHPAKFTQAIIDATGEAVHHPTLDALADAETRCDPIANDIDAVKQYLVGHI, from the coding sequence ATGAAGTATATCAGCACACGCGGGCAGATGGCCCCCATTGGATTTCAGGATGCGGTCATGACCGGGCTGGCGCCCGATGGCGGCCTGCTTTTGCCGGAGTCGCTTCCGGACGTCTCGGACCGGCTGGAGGCGTGGTCGAAGCTTTCCTACACCGAGCTCGCCTTCGAGGTGATCAGCCTCTTCGCCACCGACATTCCGGCGGCCGACCTGAAAAAGCTGATCGACGATTCCTACGCCACCTTCAACCATCCCGAGGTGGCGCCTTCCGTCCAGGTGGGCGATTTCGAAATCCTGGAACTCTTCCACGGGCCAACGCTGGCCTTCAAGGATGTTGCCCTCCAGTTCCTCGGCAACCTCTTTTCCTATATATTGGAAAAGCGCGGCGGCAAGCTGAACATTCTCGGCGCCACCTCCGGCGACACCGGCAGCGCGGCGATCCACGGGGTGCGCGGCAAGCCGAACATCAATATTTTCATCATGCATCCGGCCGGGCGCACCAGCCCGCTGCAGGAAAAGCAGATGACCAGCGTACTCGACGCCAACGTCTTCAACCTCGCGGTCGATGGCACCTTCGACGATTGCCAGAACATCATGAAAACCACCTTTGGCGATGTGGACTTCAAAACCGGGCACTCGCTCGGCTCCGTCAACTCCGTCAACTGGGCGCGCGTGCTGGCGCAAACCGTCTACTATTTTTATTCCGCGTTCCAGACCGGAGCCAAGAGCGTTCAATTCTCCGTCCCGACCGGAAACTTCGGCGACATCCTCGCCGGCTACCTGGCTCAGCAGATGGGATTGCCCATCGGCAAGCTGATCCTCGCCACCAACGAAAACGACATCCTCTCGCGCTTCTTCAACACCGGCGTCTACGGCATGGCCGATGTGGTTTCCACCATTAGCCCCTCCATGGATATCCAAGTCGCCAGCAATTTCGAACGCTATCTCTACTTCAAGGTCGGCCAGGATGCCGAAAAGCTTGTTGGCCTGATGAACGATTTCAAGGAAAAGGGTTCGCTCAAGGTCGAGCTGAACGAAAACGGCGTGGTCGACGACCTCTTTGTGGCCGGGAAGGGCGACACCGCCGCCACGCTCGAAACCATCAAGCGCTACAAGGACGAATACGGCTATGTGCTCGATCCGCATACCGCCGTCGGCGTGCTGGTTGCCGAAAAGTTCCAGATGGAGGAATCGCCAACCATCTGCCTCGCCACCGCCCATCCGGCCAAATTCACCCAGGCCATCATCGATGCCACCGGCGAAGCCGTCCACCATCCGACGCTCGACGCCCTCGCCGACGCCGAAACCCGCTGCGATCCCATCGCCAACGACATCGACGCCGTGAAGCAGTATTTGGTTGGGCACATATAA
- a CDS encoding IS630 family transposase, with protein sequence MKLARAEWMAMQGQLDIARLVFIDEAGAKTNMTRLYGRSPKNERAYDHAPHGHWCTTTMISSIRFNGETACMAIDAATSGDVFRAYVEQVLAPTLRVGDIVVLDNLSAHKDKASLQLIEEAGAEVWFLPPYSPDLNPIEKMWSKVKQLLRGEKARSLESLFDAIGAALGCVSAADAQGWFASCGYSLN encoded by the coding sequence GTGAAACTCGCACGGGCTGAGTGGATGGCCATGCAAGGGCAACTTGACATTGCTCGGTTGGTCTTTATTGATGAGGCTGGAGCCAAGACCAATATGACTCGGCTGTACGGACGCTCGCCGAAAAATGAGCGGGCTTACGATCACGCCCCGCATGGCCATTGGTGTACCACCACCATGATCTCCTCCATTCGTTTCAACGGAGAAACAGCCTGCATGGCGATTGATGCCGCCACAAGCGGCGATGTATTCCGTGCCTATGTCGAACAGGTTCTAGCTCCGACTCTTCGAGTGGGCGATATCGTTGTGCTTGATAACCTCTCGGCTCATAAGGACAAGGCTTCGTTACAGTTGATCGAAGAAGCTGGGGCAGAGGTTTGGTTCCTTCCGCCCTACAGTCCTGATCTCAATCCCATCGAAAAGATGTGGAGCAAAGTAAAGCAATTGCTTCGCGGGGAAAAAGCGCGCTCCCTGGAATCTCTGTTTGATGCGATCGGCGCTGCCTTAGGGTGCGTTAGTGCGGCGGATGCTCAAGGTTGGTTTGCCTCATGCGGCTACAGTTTAAATTAA
- a CDS encoding IS630 transposase-related protein → MSTLSLDLRQRILATYDAGEGTRQDIADRYKVSLGMVKKLLSQRKRTGDIAPLHSHSGRKPYFTQEHRKQMKTLIDRQPDITLWEIREQLELDCTLPAIHYVLKDMGMSFKKNASRQRARARRRETRTG, encoded by the coding sequence ATGAGCACTCTATCACTGGATCTACGCCAGAGAATTCTGGCCACCTACGATGCCGGAGAAGGAACCCGGCAGGACATTGCTGACCGATACAAGGTATCGCTTGGTATGGTAAAGAAGCTCCTCTCGCAACGGAAGCGAACCGGCGATATCGCCCCGCTTCACAGCCATTCAGGAAGAAAACCCTACTTCACCCAAGAGCACCGGAAGCAGATGAAAACGCTGATTGATCGGCAACCTGATATCACGTTGTGGGAGATCCGAGAGCAACTGGAGCTCGATTGCACGCTGCCTGCCATTCACTATGTACTCAAGGACATGGGGATGAGCTTTAAAAAAAACGCTTCACGCCAGCGAGCAAGGGCGCGAAGACGTGAAACTCGCACGGGCTGA
- the epsC gene encoding serine O-acetyltransferase EpsC, with translation MNTIKQIEETANNLVPLYAQEEHDLPDRPLWSHPEIDQVIEALRLLSDVLFPGRHIPEPVDFRSFFIKQLKNTSEILEQEIEKALPFRWMGAADLHEKRLPIDNLFLASTELVNTFLQKIPEIRTMLIEDVKAAYNGDPAALSYAEVKLAYPGLVAITSHRIAHELYKLDIPLIPRIMSEYTHSLTGIDIHPGATIGKGFFIDHGTGVVIGETCHIGNQVKLYQGVTLGAKSFPLDEHGRPIKHIQRHPTVEDNVIVYANSTILGGDTVIGQGSTVAGNVFLMKSTPPRSLVTRSEEGIIIRTREVHGHGMGI, from the coding sequence ATGAACACCATCAAACAGATCGAAGAAACCGCCAACAACCTGGTGCCCCTCTATGCCCAGGAGGAGCACGACCTGCCAGACCGCCCCTTGTGGTCGCACCCGGAAATCGACCAGGTGATTGAAGCGCTGCGCCTGCTTTCGGACGTGCTTTTCCCGGGGCGGCACATCCCCGAACCGGTGGACTTCAGGAGCTTTTTCATCAAGCAGCTCAAAAACACCTCCGAAATCCTGGAGCAGGAAATCGAAAAAGCCCTGCCCTTCCGCTGGATGGGCGCCGCCGACCTGCACGAAAAGCGCCTGCCGATCGACAACCTGTTCCTGGCCTCGACCGAATTGGTCAACACCTTCCTGCAAAAGATCCCGGAAATCCGGACGATGCTGATCGAGGACGTGAAGGCCGCCTACAACGGCGACCCCGCCGCACTGAGCTATGCGGAGGTCAAGCTGGCCTACCCCGGCCTCGTGGCCATCACCTCGCACCGCATCGCCCACGAACTCTACAAACTCGACATCCCGCTGATCCCGCGCATCATGAGCGAATACACCCACTCGCTCACCGGCATCGACATCCATCCCGGCGCAACCATCGGCAAAGGCTTCTTCATCGACCACGGCACCGGCGTGGTCATCGGCGAAACCTGCCACATCGGCAACCAGGTCAAACTCTACCAGGGCGTGACCCTCGGCGCGAAAAGCTTCCCGCTCGACGAGCACGGCCGCCCCATCAAACACATCCAGCGCCACCCGACCGTGGAGGACAACGTGATCGTCTACGCCAACAGCACGATTCTCGGGGGCGACACCGTCATTGGCCAGGGTTCCACCGTGGCCGGCAACGTGTTCCTGATGAAAAGCACACCGCCGCGCAGCCTGGTGACCCGCTCGGAAGAAGGAATCATAATCCGCACCCGCGAGGTGCACGGGCACGGGATGGGGATATGA
- a CDS encoding type II toxin-antitoxin system VapC family toxin translates to MKNVVIDTSALIAVIANEPEKAKLIGLVDGCSLLAPKSVYWEIGNAFSAMLKRGRVTFVQVEKALSAFRSIPIRFMDVDLTEALVISNRNGIYAYDAYLLACAMRYKSPLLSLDKQMVGMAQEMCIEVMEV, encoded by the coding sequence ATGAAAAACGTGGTCATCGATACTTCGGCGCTCATTGCTGTCATTGCCAATGAGCCTGAGAAGGCAAAACTAATTGGACTGGTCGATGGGTGCTCGTTACTCGCACCCAAGTCGGTCTATTGGGAAATCGGCAATGCTTTTTCCGCGATGCTCAAGCGGGGGCGGGTGACATTTGTGCAAGTTGAGAAGGCGTTGAGTGCTTTTCGCTCAATTCCCATACGTTTCATGGATGTCGATTTGACGGAAGCTCTGGTGATATCGAATCGGAATGGGATCTATGCTTACGACGCCTATCTTTTAGCATGTGCCATGCGCTATAAATCCCCGCTGCTTTCTTTGGATAAACAGATGGTGGGCATGGCCCAGGAAATGTGCATCGAGGTAATGGAGGTCTGA
- a CDS encoding MlaE family ABC transporter permease produces the protein MQYPVRSAQRLGALVLQLLHDTGHGMFMLFEAFWFMQFAFGKRSRYETATQLYITGIKSLAVISVVALFTGMILALQTGLELRRYGQEVYIGSAVAVSMIREMGPFMTGLIIAASVGSAIAAQLGTMSVSEEISALEVMSINPNRFLVMPRLVALTVMMPILTVYTNILGILGGAVVGATQLGVSFDAYVGNATEFATNKDLYVGLFKALLFGIIITTVSCHQGFMTTEGAVGVGKATRRSVIISFLVILVVGYMVTRLFYI, from the coding sequence ATGCAGTACCCGGTGCGTTCGGCGCAACGGCTCGGCGCGCTGGTGCTGCAGCTCCTGCACGACACGGGGCACGGCATGTTCATGCTGTTCGAGGCCTTCTGGTTCATGCAGTTCGCCTTCGGCAAGCGCAGCCGCTACGAGACCGCCACACAGCTCTACATTACCGGAATCAAGAGTCTGGCCGTCATCTCGGTTGTGGCGCTGTTCACCGGAATGATCCTGGCGCTGCAGACCGGCCTGGAGTTGCGGCGCTACGGGCAGGAGGTCTATATCGGGTCGGCCGTGGCGGTGTCGATGATCCGCGAGATGGGGCCGTTCATGACCGGCCTGATCATTGCCGCCAGCGTCGGCTCGGCCATCGCCGCGCAGCTGGGCACCATGAGCGTTTCCGAAGAGATCTCCGCGCTGGAGGTGATGAGCATCAACCCCAACCGTTTCCTGGTCATGCCGCGGCTGGTCGCGCTGACGGTCATGATGCCGATCCTGACCGTCTACACCAACATCCTGGGCATCCTCGGCGGAGCGGTGGTCGGGGCCACCCAGCTGGGGGTGTCGTTCGATGCCTATGTTGGCAACGCCACCGAGTTCGCCACCAACAAGGATCTCTATGTGGGCCTGTTCAAGGCGCTGCTGTTCGGCATCATCATCACCACGGTCTCTTGCCACCAGGGCTTCATGACGACCGAGGGCGCGGTGGGCGTGGGCAAGGCCACGCGGCGTTCCGTAATTATTTCGTTTCTGGTCATTCTGGTGGTGGGCTACATGGTGACAAGGTTGTTCTACATATGA